One window of the Lactococcus lactis genome contains the following:
- a CDS encoding amino acid permease, whose protein sequence is MENSSNSTTETQVKRGLKSRHVSMIALGGTIGTGLFLTSGDVIHTAGPFGALTAYVLIGAMVYFLMTSLGEMATYLPTSGSFSDYGTRYVDPAFGFALGWNYWLNWAITVAVDLTAVALCIKFWLPDVPSWIFSLIALIIVFAINALSVKTFGETEYWLSAIKITVVVLFLIIGFLSIFGIMGGHIDVAKNLSVGNHGFVGGLGSFTTGGGILGVLLVAGFSFQGTELLGITAGEAENPEKSIPKAMNSIFWRILVFYILSIFVMAAIIPFTDPHLVGGDSAAQSPFTIVFERVGLSIAASIMNAVVLTSVVSAANSGMYASTRMLYSLAKDGGAPKIFSKTSKNGIPFIALLATTAVALLTFLTSIYGVSFFTFLVSASGLTGFIAWIGIAISHFRFRRAYVAQGKDVKKLPYHAKLFPFGPILALIMTVLVTLGQDPMLLFGKTWVQGVIMYAAIPLFFILYLGYKFKNKTKLIPLKEVDLSRHKD, encoded by the coding sequence TTGGAAAATTCTTCAAACTCAACTACTGAGACGCAAGTAAAACGCGGCTTAAAATCACGCCATGTTTCCATGATTGCCCTTGGCGGAACAATCGGAACTGGATTGTTTCTGACTTCAGGCGATGTCATTCACACGGCAGGACCATTTGGTGCACTGACTGCCTATGTTCTTATCGGAGCAATGGTTTACTTCCTCATGACATCACTTGGTGAAATGGCCACTTATTTACCCACTTCTGGTTCTTTTTCAGACTATGGAACACGTTATGTTGACCCAGCTTTTGGTTTTGCTCTAGGTTGGAATTATTGGTTGAACTGGGCAATTACCGTAGCGGTTGATTTAACAGCCGTTGCCCTTTGTATCAAATTCTGGTTACCAGATGTTCCAAGTTGGATTTTTTCACTGATTGCCTTAATTATTGTCTTTGCAATCAATGCCTTATCAGTTAAAACTTTTGGCGAAACTGAATATTGGTTGTCAGCCATTAAAATTACTGTTGTTGTTTTATTCTTGATTATTGGTTTCTTATCTATTTTTGGAATTATGGGCGGTCATATTGACGTCGCTAAAAATCTTTCAGTTGGTAATCATGGTTTTGTCGGAGGACTTGGTAGTTTCACTACCGGCGGAGGGATTCTCGGCGTACTCTTAGTCGCTGGTTTCTCTTTCCAAGGAACAGAATTGCTCGGAATTACAGCTGGTGAAGCTGAAAATCCTGAAAAATCAATTCCTAAAGCTATGAACTCTATCTTCTGGCGTATTCTTGTCTTTTATATCTTATCTATCTTCGTGATGGCGGCTATCATTCCATTTACCGACCCCCACTTAGTTGGAGGAGATTCAGCTGCTCAAAGCCCTTTCACAATTGTATTTGAACGTGTTGGTCTCTCTATTGCAGCTTCTATCATGAACGCCGTTGTTTTAACTTCTGTCGTTTCAGCAGCAAACTCTGGAATGTATGCCTCTACTCGGATGCTTTATTCACTAGCTAAAGATGGTGGCGCACCAAAGATTTTCTCAAAAACTTCAAAAAACGGGATTCCTTTCATTGCTTTATTAGCTACAACTGCTGTTGCTTTACTCACATTCTTGACATCAATTTACGGAGTTAGCTTCTTTACATTCCTCGTCTCAGCCTCTGGTTTAACAGGATTTATTGCTTGGATTGGGATTGCAATTAGCCACTTCCGCTTCCGCCGCGCCTATGTCGCTCAAGGAAAAGATGTTAAAAAATTACCTTATCATGCAAAACTATTCCCATTTGGTCCAATCTTAGCCTTAATTATGACCGTTTTAGTCACACTCGGCCAAGACCCAATGCTTCTTTTTGGTAAAACTTGGGTGCAAGGTGTCATCATGTATGCCGCAATTCCACTCTTCTTCATCCTTTACTTGGGTTATAAATTTAAAAACAAAACGAAACTTATCCCCCTTAAAGAGGTTGATTTAAGTCGTCATAAAGATTAA